The region ACGCCAGCCGAGTTCACCACGATATCCGGTGCCCCGTCGAGAGTATCTGACAACTCGTCGAGCGCGAGCCAGACCGCGGTGTCATCCGCGAGGTCCGCCACAATCGGACTGACCCCGTAGTCTTTCGACAATTCGTTCAGTGCCTCGCTGCTCCGAGCGAGCCCCCACACTCGGGCGCCCTCGTTCACGAGTCGGATCGCAGCCGCGCGGCCGATCCCGCTGCTCGCGCCAGTCACAAGGGCTGTCCGTCCGGCCAATCCCAGTCCGTCGTTCATCTCGACTCCTGTGCCTAGAGCGGCTGGTGTCCGCTAGTTACCAGCCGCATGAATTCATCGCGCGTGCGGTGGTCTTCAAGGAATACTCCCCTCATGGCGGACGTCACAGTCTTCGAGTTCTGCTTCTGCACACCTCGCATCATCATGCACAAGTGACGAGCCTCGATGACCACTGCTACGCCCTGTGGCTCCGTCGTATCCCATATAGCCTGCGCGACCTGCTCGGTCAGGCGTTCCTGAACCTGGAACCGACGCGCATACACTTCGACGATCCGTGCAATCTTCGAGAGGCCGATGATCTTGCCACTCGGGATGTAAGCCACG is a window of Longimicrobiales bacterium DNA encoding:
- the folE gene encoding GTP cyclohydrolase I FolE — translated: MSDTTKGPDLSAAGFEDLVAEMIRRLGDDPTREGMTRTPARFEKAMSFLTKGYAETPVGVLAGGLFEERHESMVLVKDIELYSLCEHHLLPFFGKAHVAYIPSGKIIGLSKIARIVEVYARRFQVQERLTEQVAQAIWDTTEPQGVAVVIEARHLCMMMRGVQKQNSKTVTSAMRGVFLEDHRTRDEFMRLVTSGHQPL